Proteins from a genomic interval of Callospermophilus lateralis isolate mCalLat2 chromosome 1, mCalLat2.hap1, whole genome shotgun sequence:
- the Itih3 gene encoding inter-alpha-trypsin inhibitor heavy chain H3, with translation MASTWWPCLVLALLFSEAASGFSRSPLRLLGKRSLPGGAADGIEVYSTKISCKVTSRFAHNVVTTKAVNNADKAKEVSFDVELPKTAFITNFTLTIDGVTYPGNVKEKEVAKKQYEKAVSQGKTAGLVKASGRKLEKFTVSVNVAAGSNVIFELTYEELLKRHQGKYEMYLKVQPKQLIKHFEIEAHIFEPQGISTLDAEASFITNDLLGSALTKSFSGKKGHVSFKPSLDQQRSCPTCSDSLLNGDFTITYDVNRESPANVQVVNGYFVHFFAPQGLPVVPKNVVFVIDVSGSMSGRKIQQTRDALLKILDDVKETDYLNFILFSGGVTTWKDQLVQATPENLQEARTFVKNIRDDGMTNLNDGLLRGIHMLNKAREENLVPERSTSIVIMLTDGDANAGESRPERIQENVRNAIKGKFPLYNLGFGNNLNFNFLETMGLENHGFARRIYEDSDADLQLQGFYDEVANPLLTDVEMEYPQNAILDLTRNSYQHFYDGSEIVVAGRLADENINSFKADVKGQGAFNDLTFTEEVDVKEMEEALKEQDYIFGNYLERLWAYLTIEQLLEKRKNAQGEEKENLTAQALDLSLKYHFVTPLTSMVVTKPEDNEDQTAIADKPGEEAISATPSRAYLVGYQPPQNPYYYVDGDPHFIIQVPEKNDALCFNIDEDPGTVLRLIQDPVTGLIVNGQIIGDKRDSTAANNRKTFFGKLGITNTQMDFRMEVTTEKITLWNGDEPSTFSWLDTVTVTQDGLSVTINRKKNMVISFGDGVTFVVVLHKVWKKLPGHYDFLGFYVVDSHRMSAQTHGLLGQFFHPFDFKVSDIHPSADPTKPDATMVVKNHRLTVTRGSQKDYRKDSSVGMKVACWFVHNNGEGLIDGVHTDYIVPNLF, from the exons GCTGCAGATGGCATCGAGGTCTACAGCACCAAGATCAGCTGCAAGGTGACCTCCCGCTTTGCTCACAATGTCGTCACCACAAAAGCAGTTAACAACGCAGACAAGGCCAAGGAAGTTTCCTTTGATGTGGAGCTGCCCAAGACGGCCTTCATCACCAACTTCACCTT GACCATTGATGGTGTCACCTACCCTGGGAACGTCAAGGAGAAGGAAGTTGCTAAGAAACAGTATGAAAAGGCCGTGTCCCAGGGCAAGACAGCTGGCTTGGTCAA GGCCTCCGGGAGGAAGTTGGAGAAATTCACAGTCTCAGTCAACGTGGCTGCAGGCAGCAATGTCATCTTTGAGCTGACCTACGAGGAGCTGCTGAAGAGGCACCAGGGCAAATACGAGATGTACCTTAAGGTCCAGCCCAAGCAACTGATCAAGCACTTTGAG ATCGAGGCACACATCTTCGAGCCCCAGGGCATCAGCACACTGGATGCTGAGGCCTCATTCATCACCAATGACCTCCTGGGCAGCGCCCTGACCAAGTCCTTCTCAGGAAAAAAG GGTCATGTGTCCTTCAAGCCCAGCTTAGACCAACAGCGCTCATGCCCAACCTGTTCGGATTCTCTCCTCAACGGGGACTTCACCATCACCTACGATGTGAACAGAGAGTCTCCAGCCAATGTGCAG gTTGTCAATGGCTACTTCGTGCATTTCTTTGCACCTCAAGGTCTCCCAGTGGTGCCTAAGAATGTGGTCTTTGTGATTGACGTCAGCGGCTCCATGTCGGGTCGGAAAATACAACAG ACAAGGGATGCCCTTCTCAAAATCTTGGATGATGTAAAGGAGACTGACTACCTGAATTTCATCCTGTTCAGTGGAGGTGTGACCACGTGGAAAGACCAATTAGTCCAAGCCACTCCAGAGAACCTCCAAGAGGCCAGGACCTTCGTAAAAAACATTAGAGATGATGGAA TGACCAACCTCAACGATGGGCTGCTGAGAGGCATCCATATGCTGAACAAGGCCCGGGAGGAAAACCTGGTCCCTGAGAGGAGCACCTCCATCGTCATCATGTTGACAGACGGGGATGCCAATGCTG GTGAGAGCAGACCTGAAAGGATCCAGGAGAACGTGCGCAATGCCATCAAGGGCAAGTTCCCCCTGTATAACCTGGGCTTTGGCAACAATCTGAATTTTAATTTCCTGGAGACCATGGGCCTGGAGAACCATGGGTTTGCCCGACGCATTTATGAAGACTCGGATGCTGACCTGCAGTTGCAG GGCTTCTACGATGAGGTGGCTAACCCGCTGTTGACAGACGTAGAGATGGAGTACCCCCAGAATGCAATCCTGGACCTCACCCGGAACAGTTATCAGCACTTCTATGATGGCTCTGAGATAGTGGTGGCTGGGCGCTTGGCGGACGAGAACATAAACAGCTTCAAGGCAGATGTGAAGGGTCAAGGG GCCTTCAACGACCTGACCTTCACAGAGGAGGTGGATGTGAAGGAGATGGAGGAGGCCCTGAAGGAACAAGACTATATTTTTGGGAACTACCTTGAGCGGCTCTGGGCCTACCTCACCATTGAGCAGCTACTGGAGAAAAG AAAGAACGCCCaaggggaggagaaggagaaccTCACAGCCCAGGCCCTGGACCTATCCCTCAAGTACCACTTTGTGACGCCGCTGACCTCCATGGTGGTGACCAAGCCTGAGGACAATGAGGACCAGACAGCCATCGCCGATAAGCCCGGGGAAG AAG CCATATCCGCGACCCCCTCCAGGGCCTACTTGG TTGGCTACCAGCCTCCTCAAAACCCCTACTACTACG TCGATGGAGACCCTCACTTCATCATCCAAGTCCCAGAAAAGAATGATGCCCTCTGCTTCAACATTGATGAAGACCCAGGGACGGTGCTGCGCCTCATCCAGGACCCAGTCACAG GTCTCATTGTTAATGGGCAGATCATTGGCGACAAGAGAGACAGCACTGCCGCCAACAACAGAAAGACTTTCTTTGGGAAACTGGGCATTACCAACACTCAGATGGACTTCCGGATGGAGGTGACGACAGAGAAGATCACTCTGTGGAATGGGGATGAGCCAAGCACTTTCAGCTGGCTAGACACAGTCACGGTCACACAGGATGG GCTATCAGTGACAATCAACAGGAAGAAGAACATGGTGATCTCCTTTGGTGACGGGGTCACATTTGTGGTTGTCCTGCACAAGGTGTGGAAGAAACTTCCAGGTCACTATGACTTTCTAGGCTTCTACGTGGTAGACAGTCACCGGATGTCAGCACAGACTCATGGGCTGCTAG GACAATTCTTCCACCCCTTTGACTTTAAAGTGTCTGACATCCACCCAAGCGCCGATCCCACAAAGCCAGATGCCACAATGGTGGTGAAGAACCATCGGTTGACGGTCACAAG GGGCTCCCAGAAAGACTACAGAAAGGACTCCAGTGTTGGCATGAAGGTCGCATGCTGGTTTGTCCACAACAATGGGGAAGGGCTGATTGATGGCGTCCACACTGACTATATCGTCCCCAACCTGTTCTGA
- the Itih4 gene encoding inter-alpha-trypsin inhibitor heavy chain H4 isoform X2 translates to MKVPVPAHIGSIVLVLPLLLAVLQTATAQKNGIQIYSLTVDSKVSSRFAHTVVTSRVVNRAEEAQEAIFEMELPKKAFITNFSMIIDGVTYPGNIKEKATAQKQYSEAVARGESAGLVKATGRKMEQFQVSVSVAPAAKVTFELVYEELLKRHLGVYELLLKVRPQQVVKHLQMDIHIFEPQGISFLETESSFMTNELADALTVSQNKTKAHILFKPTLSQQQKSPGQQDTVLDGNFIVRYDVNRTLSGGSIQIENGYFVHYFAPEGLPTMPKNVVFVIDKSGSMSGRKIQQTREALIKILSDLGPKDQFNLITFSSEVTQWKPQLVPASTENVDEAKRYAAGIHALGGTNINEAMLTAVRRLKSDNQAELLSEGSVSLIILLTDGDPTVGEINPRKIQKNVQEAIDGQYSLFCLGFGFDVSYAFLEKMALDNGGLARRIYEDSDSALQLQDFYQEVANPLLTTVAFQYPSNAVEEVTQDNFRLLFKGSEMVVAGKLRDKSPDVLSAIVKGKMHKQNVTFQTKSSVAKQEEEFQSPKYIFHNFMERLWAYLTIQQQLEQMVSASEAESQVLKDQALNLSLEYNFVTPLTSMVVTKPEGQEQSQVAEKPVEDDNRHRNINTGYDLSRYGIGLQGSRMTGYGSGYPRRRGFRIVSNSPQRFGAGVADSTERLVQRGPPGDPFPISHLQNMEDLVISLPLLPLDPSKSLLHGMEIQNKGPVVTIAPPSAPIQAPPILLTLPGPSMDKLCVNIKHSQEPMNLLSDPDQGIQVTGQYNTEKAYFYWIEVTFKNPQVRVHASPEHVVVTRNRRNSAYKWKETLYSVLPGLKMTMNKTGLLMLSGPNKVTISLLSLDDPGKGLLLLLRDTDHFSSHVNGTLGQFYQDVLWETPEGADDNKRLLKVQGKDYSATRELKLDYQEGPPGKEISCWSVEL, encoded by the exons ATGAAGGTCCCAGTCCCTGCCCACATCGGCAGCATCGTGCTAGTCTTGCCCTTGCTGCTGGCTGTCCTTCAGACTGCCACGGCCCAAAAG AATGGCATCCAAATCTACAGCCTCACCGTGGACTCCAAGGTCTCTTCTCGATTTGCCCATACAGTCGTCACCAGCCGGGTAGTGAACAGGGCTGAGGAAGCGCAGGAGGCCATCTTTGAGATGGAGCTGCCCAAGAAAGCCTTCATCACCAACTTCTccat GATCATCGATGGTGTGACTTACCCAGGGAACATCAAGGAGAAGGCCACAGCCCAGAAGCAGTACAGTGAGGCTGTGGCCAGAGGAGAGAGCGCCGGCCTCGTCAA GGCCACTGGGAGAAAGATGGAGCAGTTCCAGGTGTCGGTCAGTGTGGCTCCTGCTGCTAAGGTCACCTTCGAGCTGGTGTACGAGGAGCTACTCAAGCGGCATCTAGGGGTGTATGAGCTGCTGCTGAAAGTGCGACCCCAGCAGGTGGTGAAGCACCTGCAG ATGGACATTCACATCTTTGAGCCTCAGGGCATCAGCTTCCTAGAGACAGAAAGCTCCTTCATGACCAACGAACTAGCAGATGCCCTCACTGTCTCCCAGAACAAGACCAAG GCTCACATCCTGTTCAAGCCAACACTGTCCCAGCAGCAAAAGTCTCCAGGTCAGCAGGACACAGTCCTGGATGGCAACTTCATTGTCCGCTACGATGTGAACCGAACCCTCTCTGGAGGCTCCATTCAG ATTGAGAATGGCTACTTCGTGCACTACTTTGCCCCCGAGGGTCTGCCCACAATGCCCAAGAATGTAGTCTTTGTCATTGACAAGAGTGGCTCCATGAGTGGCCGGAAAATCCAACAG ACCCGGGAAGCCCTCATCAAGATCCTAAGTGACCTTGGCCCCAAAGACCAGTTCAACCTCATCACCTTCAGCAGTGAAGTGACCCAGTGGAAGCCACAGCTGGTGCCAGCCTCCACTGAGAACGTGGACGAGGCCAAGAGATACGCCGCTGGCATCCATGCATTGGGAG GGACCAACATCAATGAGGCGATGCTGACGGCTGTGAGGCGGCTGAAGAGTGACAACCAGGCGGAGCTGTTGTCCGAAGGGAGCGTCTCCCTCATCATCCTGCTCACTGATGGCGACCCCACTGTGG GGGAGATCAATCCCAGAAAGATCCAAAAGAATGTTCAGGAAGCCATAGATGGCCAGTACAGCCTCTTCTGCCTGGGCTTCGGCTTTGACGTCAGTTACGCCTTCCTGGAGAAGATGGCTCTGGACAACGGCGGCCTGGCTCGGCGCATCTATGAGGACTCAGATTCTGCCCTGCAGCTACAG GACTTCTACCAGGAGGTGGCCAACCCCCTGCTGACAACAGTGGCCTTCCAGTACCCAAGCAATGCTGTGGAAGAGGTCACGCAGGACAACTTCCGACTCCTCTTCAAGGGCTCAGAGATGGTGGTGGCTGGCAAACTCCGAGACAAGAGCCCTGATGTGCTGTCAGCCATAGTCAAGGGGAAGATG CACAAGCAGAATGTCACCTTCCAAACTAAGTCCAGCGTGGCCAAGCAGGAGGAGGAGTTTCAGAGCCCCAAGTACATCTTCCACAACTTCATGGAGAGACTCTGGGCATACCTGACTATCCAGCAACAGCTGGAGCAGAT GGTTTCAGCATCAGAAGCCGAATCACAGGTCCTCAAGGACCAAGCTCTGAATTTGTCACTCGAATACAACTTTGTCACTCCTCTCACCTCTATGGTGGTCACCAAACCCGAAGGCCAAGAACAGTCTCAAGTTGCTGAGAAGCCTGTGGAAGATG ATAACAGACACAGGAATATCAATACAG GCTACGATCTTTCCAGATACGGCATAGGACTCCAAGGGTCCAGAATGACAG GATACGGCTCTGGATATCCCAGAAGAAGAGGATTCA gaaTAGTTTCCAACTCCCCACAAAGGTTCGGCGCTGGAGTTGCTGACTCCACTGAGAGATTAGTACAAAGAGGACCACCTGGGGATCCTTTTCCTATCTCCCATTTACAGAACATGGAGGACTTGGTAATCT CGCTACCACTGCTCCCCTTGGATCCCAGTAAATCTTTGTTGCATGGCATGGAAATTCAAAACAAAG gaCCAGTTGTGACGATAGCTCCACCCTCAG CCCCCATCCAGGCTCCTCCTATCCTCCTGACGCTGCCTGGGCCCAGCATGGACAAGCTCTGTGTGAACATCAAGCACTCCCAGGAGCCCATGAACCTGCTCTCAGACCCTGACCAAG GGATTCAGGTGACTGGCCAGTATAATACAGAGAAGGCTTATTTCTACTGGATTGAGGTGACCTTCAAGAACCCCCAGGTGCGTGTTCATGCATCCCCTGAACACGTGGTAGTGACACGGAACCGAAGAAACTCTGCTTACAAGTGGAAGGAGACACTATACTCAGTGTTGCCTGG CTTAAAGATGACCATGAACAAGACAGGGCTTCTGATGCTCAGTGGTCCAAACAAAGTCaccatcagcctcttgtccttggatGACCCTGGGAAGGGTCTCCTGCTCCTTCTGCGGGACACTGACCATTTCTCCAGCCACGTCAATGGGACCCTAG GCCAATTTTACCAGGACGTGTTGTGGGAGACACCAGAAGGGGCAGACGACAACAAACGGTTACTGAAGGTTCAGGGAAAGGACTATTCTGCCACCAG AGAGCTCAAGTTGGATTACCAAGAGGGGCCCCCAGGAAAAGAGATTTCTTGCTGGTCTGTGGAGCTGTAG
- the Itih4 gene encoding inter-alpha-trypsin inhibitor heavy chain H4 isoform X3, producing MKVPVPAHIGSIVLVLPLLLAVLQTATAQKNGIQIYSLTVDSKVSSRFAHTVVTSRVVNRAEEAQEAIFEMELPKKAFITNFSMIIDGVTYPGNIKEKATAQKQYSEAVARGESAGLVKATGRKMEQFQVSVSVAPAAKVTFELVYEELLKRHLGVYELLLKVRPQQVVKHLQMDIHIFEPQGISFLETESSFMTNELADALTVSQNKTKAHILFKPTLSQQQKSPGQQDTVLDGNFIVRYDVNRTLSGGSIQIENGYFVHYFAPEGLPTMPKNVVFVIDKSGSMSGRKIQQTREALIKILSDLGPKDQFNLITFSSEVTQWKPQLVPASTENVDEAKRYAAGIHALGGTNINEAMLTAVRRLKSDNQAELLSEGSVSLIILLTDGDPTVGEINPRKIQKNVQEAIDGQYSLFCLGFGFDVSYAFLEKMALDNGGLARRIYEDSDSALQLQDFYQEVANPLLTTVAFQYPSNAVEEVTQDNFRLLFKGSEMVVAGKLRDKSPDVLSAIVKGKMHKQNVTFQTKSSVAKQEEEFQSPKYIFHNFMERLWAYLTIQQQLEQMVSASEAESQVLKDQALNLSLEYNFVTPLTSMVVTKPEGQEQSQVAEKPVEDDNRHRNINTGYDLSRYGIGLQGSRMTGIVSNSPQRFGAGVADSTERLVQRGPPGDPFPISHLQNMEDLVISLPLLPLDPSKSLLHGMEIQNKGPVVTIAPPSAPIQAPPILLTLPGPSMDKLCVNIKHSQEPMNLLSDPDQGIQVTGQYNTEKAYFYWIEVTFKNPQVRVHASPEHVVVTRNRRNSAYKWKETLYSVLPGLKMTMNKTGLLMLSGPNKVTISLLSLDDPGKGLLLLLRDTDHFSSHVNGTLGQFYQDVLWETPEGADDNKRLLKVQGKDYSATRELKLDYQEGPPGKEISCWSVEL from the exons ATGAAGGTCCCAGTCCCTGCCCACATCGGCAGCATCGTGCTAGTCTTGCCCTTGCTGCTGGCTGTCCTTCAGACTGCCACGGCCCAAAAG AATGGCATCCAAATCTACAGCCTCACCGTGGACTCCAAGGTCTCTTCTCGATTTGCCCATACAGTCGTCACCAGCCGGGTAGTGAACAGGGCTGAGGAAGCGCAGGAGGCCATCTTTGAGATGGAGCTGCCCAAGAAAGCCTTCATCACCAACTTCTccat GATCATCGATGGTGTGACTTACCCAGGGAACATCAAGGAGAAGGCCACAGCCCAGAAGCAGTACAGTGAGGCTGTGGCCAGAGGAGAGAGCGCCGGCCTCGTCAA GGCCACTGGGAGAAAGATGGAGCAGTTCCAGGTGTCGGTCAGTGTGGCTCCTGCTGCTAAGGTCACCTTCGAGCTGGTGTACGAGGAGCTACTCAAGCGGCATCTAGGGGTGTATGAGCTGCTGCTGAAAGTGCGACCCCAGCAGGTGGTGAAGCACCTGCAG ATGGACATTCACATCTTTGAGCCTCAGGGCATCAGCTTCCTAGAGACAGAAAGCTCCTTCATGACCAACGAACTAGCAGATGCCCTCACTGTCTCCCAGAACAAGACCAAG GCTCACATCCTGTTCAAGCCAACACTGTCCCAGCAGCAAAAGTCTCCAGGTCAGCAGGACACAGTCCTGGATGGCAACTTCATTGTCCGCTACGATGTGAACCGAACCCTCTCTGGAGGCTCCATTCAG ATTGAGAATGGCTACTTCGTGCACTACTTTGCCCCCGAGGGTCTGCCCACAATGCCCAAGAATGTAGTCTTTGTCATTGACAAGAGTGGCTCCATGAGTGGCCGGAAAATCCAACAG ACCCGGGAAGCCCTCATCAAGATCCTAAGTGACCTTGGCCCCAAAGACCAGTTCAACCTCATCACCTTCAGCAGTGAAGTGACCCAGTGGAAGCCACAGCTGGTGCCAGCCTCCACTGAGAACGTGGACGAGGCCAAGAGATACGCCGCTGGCATCCATGCATTGGGAG GGACCAACATCAATGAGGCGATGCTGACGGCTGTGAGGCGGCTGAAGAGTGACAACCAGGCGGAGCTGTTGTCCGAAGGGAGCGTCTCCCTCATCATCCTGCTCACTGATGGCGACCCCACTGTGG GGGAGATCAATCCCAGAAAGATCCAAAAGAATGTTCAGGAAGCCATAGATGGCCAGTACAGCCTCTTCTGCCTGGGCTTCGGCTTTGACGTCAGTTACGCCTTCCTGGAGAAGATGGCTCTGGACAACGGCGGCCTGGCTCGGCGCATCTATGAGGACTCAGATTCTGCCCTGCAGCTACAG GACTTCTACCAGGAGGTGGCCAACCCCCTGCTGACAACAGTGGCCTTCCAGTACCCAAGCAATGCTGTGGAAGAGGTCACGCAGGACAACTTCCGACTCCTCTTCAAGGGCTCAGAGATGGTGGTGGCTGGCAAACTCCGAGACAAGAGCCCTGATGTGCTGTCAGCCATAGTCAAGGGGAAGATG CACAAGCAGAATGTCACCTTCCAAACTAAGTCCAGCGTGGCCAAGCAGGAGGAGGAGTTTCAGAGCCCCAAGTACATCTTCCACAACTTCATGGAGAGACTCTGGGCATACCTGACTATCCAGCAACAGCTGGAGCAGAT GGTTTCAGCATCAGAAGCCGAATCACAGGTCCTCAAGGACCAAGCTCTGAATTTGTCACTCGAATACAACTTTGTCACTCCTCTCACCTCTATGGTGGTCACCAAACCCGAAGGCCAAGAACAGTCTCAAGTTGCTGAGAAGCCTGTGGAAGATG ATAACAGACACAGGAATATCAATACAG GCTACGATCTTTCCAGATACGGCATAGGACTCCAAGGGTCCAGAATGACAG gaaTAGTTTCCAACTCCCCACAAAGGTTCGGCGCTGGAGTTGCTGACTCCACTGAGAGATTAGTACAAAGAGGACCACCTGGGGATCCTTTTCCTATCTCCCATTTACAGAACATGGAGGACTTGGTAATCT CGCTACCACTGCTCCCCTTGGATCCCAGTAAATCTTTGTTGCATGGCATGGAAATTCAAAACAAAG gaCCAGTTGTGACGATAGCTCCACCCTCAG CCCCCATCCAGGCTCCTCCTATCCTCCTGACGCTGCCTGGGCCCAGCATGGACAAGCTCTGTGTGAACATCAAGCACTCCCAGGAGCCCATGAACCTGCTCTCAGACCCTGACCAAG GGATTCAGGTGACTGGCCAGTATAATACAGAGAAGGCTTATTTCTACTGGATTGAGGTGACCTTCAAGAACCCCCAGGTGCGTGTTCATGCATCCCCTGAACACGTGGTAGTGACACGGAACCGAAGAAACTCTGCTTACAAGTGGAAGGAGACACTATACTCAGTGTTGCCTGG CTTAAAGATGACCATGAACAAGACAGGGCTTCTGATGCTCAGTGGTCCAAACAAAGTCaccatcagcctcttgtccttggatGACCCTGGGAAGGGTCTCCTGCTCCTTCTGCGGGACACTGACCATTTCTCCAGCCACGTCAATGGGACCCTAG GCCAATTTTACCAGGACGTGTTGTGGGAGACACCAGAAGGGGCAGACGACAACAAACGGTTACTGAAGGTTCAGGGAAAGGACTATTCTGCCACCAG AGAGCTCAAGTTGGATTACCAAGAGGGGCCCCCAGGAAAAGAGATTTCTTGCTGGTCTGTGGAGCTGTAG
- the Itih4 gene encoding inter-alpha-trypsin inhibitor heavy chain H4 isoform X1 translates to MKVPVPAHIGSIVLVLPLLLAVLQTATAQKNGIQIYSLTVDSKVSSRFAHTVVTSRVVNRAEEAQEAIFEMELPKKAFITNFSMIIDGVTYPGNIKEKATAQKQYSEAVARGESAGLVKATGRKMEQFQVSVSVAPAAKVTFELVYEELLKRHLGVYELLLKVRPQQVVKHLQMDIHIFEPQGISFLETESSFMTNELADALTVSQNKTKAHILFKPTLSQQQKSPGQQDTVLDGNFIVRYDVNRTLSGGSIQIENGYFVHYFAPEGLPTMPKNVVFVIDKSGSMSGRKIQQTREALIKILSDLGPKDQFNLITFSSEVTQWKPQLVPASTENVDEAKRYAAGIHALGGTNINEAMLTAVRRLKSDNQAELLSEGSVSLIILLTDGDPTVGEINPRKIQKNVQEAIDGQYSLFCLGFGFDVSYAFLEKMALDNGGLARRIYEDSDSALQLQDFYQEVANPLLTTVAFQYPSNAVEEVTQDNFRLLFKGSEMVVAGKLRDKSPDVLSAIVKGKMHKQNVTFQTKSSVAKQEEEFQSPKYIFHNFMERLWAYLTIQQQLEQMVSASEAESQVLKDQALNLSLEYNFVTPLTSMVVTKPEGQEQSQVAEKPVEDDNRHRNINTGYDLSRYGIGLQGSRMTGYGSGYPRRRGFSKQGIVSNSPQRFGAGVADSTERLVQRGPPGDPFPISHLQNMEDLVISLPLLPLDPSKSLLHGMEIQNKGPVVTIAPPSAPIQAPPILLTLPGPSMDKLCVNIKHSQEPMNLLSDPDQGIQVTGQYNTEKAYFYWIEVTFKNPQVRVHASPEHVVVTRNRRNSAYKWKETLYSVLPGLKMTMNKTGLLMLSGPNKVTISLLSLDDPGKGLLLLLRDTDHFSSHVNGTLGQFYQDVLWETPEGADDNKRLLKVQGKDYSATRELKLDYQEGPPGKEISCWSVEL, encoded by the exons ATGAAGGTCCCAGTCCCTGCCCACATCGGCAGCATCGTGCTAGTCTTGCCCTTGCTGCTGGCTGTCCTTCAGACTGCCACGGCCCAAAAG AATGGCATCCAAATCTACAGCCTCACCGTGGACTCCAAGGTCTCTTCTCGATTTGCCCATACAGTCGTCACCAGCCGGGTAGTGAACAGGGCTGAGGAAGCGCAGGAGGCCATCTTTGAGATGGAGCTGCCCAAGAAAGCCTTCATCACCAACTTCTccat GATCATCGATGGTGTGACTTACCCAGGGAACATCAAGGAGAAGGCCACAGCCCAGAAGCAGTACAGTGAGGCTGTGGCCAGAGGAGAGAGCGCCGGCCTCGTCAA GGCCACTGGGAGAAAGATGGAGCAGTTCCAGGTGTCGGTCAGTGTGGCTCCTGCTGCTAAGGTCACCTTCGAGCTGGTGTACGAGGAGCTACTCAAGCGGCATCTAGGGGTGTATGAGCTGCTGCTGAAAGTGCGACCCCAGCAGGTGGTGAAGCACCTGCAG ATGGACATTCACATCTTTGAGCCTCAGGGCATCAGCTTCCTAGAGACAGAAAGCTCCTTCATGACCAACGAACTAGCAGATGCCCTCACTGTCTCCCAGAACAAGACCAAG GCTCACATCCTGTTCAAGCCAACACTGTCCCAGCAGCAAAAGTCTCCAGGTCAGCAGGACACAGTCCTGGATGGCAACTTCATTGTCCGCTACGATGTGAACCGAACCCTCTCTGGAGGCTCCATTCAG ATTGAGAATGGCTACTTCGTGCACTACTTTGCCCCCGAGGGTCTGCCCACAATGCCCAAGAATGTAGTCTTTGTCATTGACAAGAGTGGCTCCATGAGTGGCCGGAAAATCCAACAG ACCCGGGAAGCCCTCATCAAGATCCTAAGTGACCTTGGCCCCAAAGACCAGTTCAACCTCATCACCTTCAGCAGTGAAGTGACCCAGTGGAAGCCACAGCTGGTGCCAGCCTCCACTGAGAACGTGGACGAGGCCAAGAGATACGCCGCTGGCATCCATGCATTGGGAG GGACCAACATCAATGAGGCGATGCTGACGGCTGTGAGGCGGCTGAAGAGTGACAACCAGGCGGAGCTGTTGTCCGAAGGGAGCGTCTCCCTCATCATCCTGCTCACTGATGGCGACCCCACTGTGG GGGAGATCAATCCCAGAAAGATCCAAAAGAATGTTCAGGAAGCCATAGATGGCCAGTACAGCCTCTTCTGCCTGGGCTTCGGCTTTGACGTCAGTTACGCCTTCCTGGAGAAGATGGCTCTGGACAACGGCGGCCTGGCTCGGCGCATCTATGAGGACTCAGATTCTGCCCTGCAGCTACAG GACTTCTACCAGGAGGTGGCCAACCCCCTGCTGACAACAGTGGCCTTCCAGTACCCAAGCAATGCTGTGGAAGAGGTCACGCAGGACAACTTCCGACTCCTCTTCAAGGGCTCAGAGATGGTGGTGGCTGGCAAACTCCGAGACAAGAGCCCTGATGTGCTGTCAGCCATAGTCAAGGGGAAGATG CACAAGCAGAATGTCACCTTCCAAACTAAGTCCAGCGTGGCCAAGCAGGAGGAGGAGTTTCAGAGCCCCAAGTACATCTTCCACAACTTCATGGAGAGACTCTGGGCATACCTGACTATCCAGCAACAGCTGGAGCAGAT GGTTTCAGCATCAGAAGCCGAATCACAGGTCCTCAAGGACCAAGCTCTGAATTTGTCACTCGAATACAACTTTGTCACTCCTCTCACCTCTATGGTGGTCACCAAACCCGAAGGCCAAGAACAGTCTCAAGTTGCTGAGAAGCCTGTGGAAGATG ATAACAGACACAGGAATATCAATACAG GCTACGATCTTTCCAGATACGGCATAGGACTCCAAGGGTCCAGAATGACAG GATACGGCTCTGGATATCCCAGAAGAAGAGGATTCAGTAAGCAAG gaaTAGTTTCCAACTCCCCACAAAGGTTCGGCGCTGGAGTTGCTGACTCCACTGAGAGATTAGTACAAAGAGGACCACCTGGGGATCCTTTTCCTATCTCCCATTTACAGAACATGGAGGACTTGGTAATCT CGCTACCACTGCTCCCCTTGGATCCCAGTAAATCTTTGTTGCATGGCATGGAAATTCAAAACAAAG gaCCAGTTGTGACGATAGCTCCACCCTCAG CCCCCATCCAGGCTCCTCCTATCCTCCTGACGCTGCCTGGGCCCAGCATGGACAAGCTCTGTGTGAACATCAAGCACTCCCAGGAGCCCATGAACCTGCTCTCAGACCCTGACCAAG GGATTCAGGTGACTGGCCAGTATAATACAGAGAAGGCTTATTTCTACTGGATTGAGGTGACCTTCAAGAACCCCCAGGTGCGTGTTCATGCATCCCCTGAACACGTGGTAGTGACACGGAACCGAAGAAACTCTGCTTACAAGTGGAAGGAGACACTATACTCAGTGTTGCCTGG CTTAAAGATGACCATGAACAAGACAGGGCTTCTGATGCTCAGTGGTCCAAACAAAGTCaccatcagcctcttgtccttggatGACCCTGGGAAGGGTCTCCTGCTCCTTCTGCGGGACACTGACCATTTCTCCAGCCACGTCAATGGGACCCTAG GCCAATTTTACCAGGACGTGTTGTGGGAGACACCAGAAGGGGCAGACGACAACAAACGGTTACTGAAGGTTCAGGGAAAGGACTATTCTGCCACCAG AGAGCTCAAGTTGGATTACCAAGAGGGGCCCCCAGGAAAAGAGATTTCTTGCTGGTCTGTGGAGCTGTAG